The sequence below is a genomic window from Liolophura sinensis isolate JHLJ2023 chromosome 2, CUHK_Ljap_v2, whole genome shotgun sequence.
TAGGTTTAGAAGAAGCCTTCCGGTGTAATACGCctgcttgtatatgtatacagttgcAGTTTATTTGGAGAATCTTCTCGGATGTCATGGCCTATGCACTTTGTCAAGTTTGACCGTTTATTATAAAGCGAGGAGGGTAAGCAAAGCAACAGACGGCAAGAATTATTTCCTCTCTGGTATGCCCAAACATGCTTTTTATCTCAAGAATAGACTTATTTTCAACGGCTTTTCTCTAAGACTTGGTACATTCGttcacatgtatgatgtttCCATGGTAGTAACAATCAACATGGCAGACATGTAGGCACCTTTGCAATATTACCTTGGACTGTTATTTTGTAACGATGGTGATTGTGCGTATAGCAGCGCGTTTCTGGATAACCATTTATCTGGGTGAGTACCGCAAACTTCAGCATTTTGTGTGATAACCATGGAGGATTCCATTATTCCAGCTTCctcgctggcttcctcttcttcAATTCAATTcactttattcattcattttgttagCTTACAAGGAATAAAAtagaagaagaaagaaaaacgatGATACAAAAGTTCTTCAGTAGTTCTAATGTACTGAGTtaatacaatgaaaaaataatcttacATTTAACAGGGAGTCTGTTGTGTgagagatgctagaatgcattctgttattattattatgttatctgttgttattattatgtcatattcaacacaatattctgtttgtctaatagaatggttatggtGTATTAACGGaccatttgtgttatatttaaagctagagaaaacaaaaacagttcagaTGAAAGCGTACCAAAACTTagtcgtaaatgtggtcttcaatattttttccgatttttctttcagagacacctgaaaatggttcttgtatggtgagtatttggggccaccttttcgcaaatacatgtatagtctttgtgtaataacgTTATAAACCAGGATgtgacacatgtttaataaacatcTTTGCACTAAACTTTGGTCTTTTCTGCTAACAAATATGcccaacctggattttgatcatatttacatgtttaatatacccataaaaattattataattcagatttaaagCCTGTGTTTGtctataaacaacaaatttacattgaaacaaatttattggaCATGCAACAGATTCTTAttcagaacattattatacaaaaatgataaataccaaaatgtgaTCCCaattacccaccatacaaaaatattttcatataccatttttctcctgaaaataaaatagtatatatatCAAAGACCATAGTGGCAATAAGTCGCTCTTTCATGTGAATAAggaatcatttttatgttttcttctgattttcTTCACGAAAATTCCTCTAAAATCGAAGTAGGTATTACTTAATAAACCACTTAAAACagtgcataaatatattttcatttattgtaaAGACTTAAAGGCGTTTAAATAGAACAGGGGTTCTGGGGGGAGCTtcatggaccatactatcagagtttaggaacccTTACGTCACGGGaagtttttttcaacatttcaaatcacaacacttaatgttaaaataaaaaataactaaaatagtGTTGCCAAAAATTCCTTTGTTCTGgtaaacatcaagaaaaaaagtgatgtgacgcGAGATTTCTTAGATATCGTCAGTAAAGCTCATGTaaccaaatatttaaataccttTCAACACTcctaaaaaaatctgaaagaataaataaaagtattttttcgcatagttttcagttgtctgtgtgatgaaccttacttcatattttagctttcttttactttaagtatGATATCTTACTTTCTCGTCCTTCCGCAATTCGTAACTAAAAAGGCAGCATTGCGCTCGTAAACTCGGATATACAAAGGAAAGACACCAAGTTCCCTTTAAATAGTATAGTCTGCATATTAAGACTTtaaattgataatttatttgataaaaatttaagaaaaagctTTCGATTAAGATTAAAGATTCCGATCAACAGACTTTACAGCCATGAAAAGGATTGGTTGGATAGTCTTATTAATAAAAGGTAATTTCTGGATCAATAAGGATCGATAAAGAAGTTACTTTTTATGTAAGAGCACTTGACACCTGGATGATTAGCTGTTTCCTGGCATTAATGTATTATCcagtaaaattaaatacaataccAGGATCCACAACATCTTTTTATATCTGCTTTCATCCTAATGCCAAGcgtgacaaaataaaatcatccAGATCATTcagatttaaagaaaacagtagCGGTGACAATTTGTCACCTTGTCTTACCCCGAActggcaaataaaaaaaattacttctgcttttcttttcatCCCATATGCAGGGTTTAATTGAGCTGTACATGTTTTTGATACGAGTCAAACATGTCCCCGTTATTTCGTATAGTTTTGCATAGTTTATCTCACAACCCATCCTTCCAAACTTTATCAAATACTGTAGGGAAATCTATAAGTGTACAATAGAACCTTTCTTGTAActaagaaaataatttaaattaatcAGTTTCAAACAAAGTATTATCCACGGTAGAGTATTGTTTCTTAAACCCACTCTCCGCCAGAGTCTGTTTTAACAATTGCAGTAGACATATAACCCATACAGCTTAAAATTGTCACAGGGTGATAATTATGTGGTTCAGCTAGGTCGCTCTTGTTTTTGTAAATCGGCCTGACAATCCCAATTATCCAACTTTCAGGTATAACCCCGGTATCAAACATATCATTAATCAACTCATATAATAGCAACATTATCAGTCATAATCAGTCAACGAGTCCTCTGTGTCAATGTAATCACTTATCTTAGCAAATATAATGAAAGTTGAAATCTCCCATCAACCACATTTGTTTAAAGCTGGGTCCGAGGCGTGTGATGTCATCTTATAGTTCTAATGATAAAACAATGTTCGGCATTGTCTGGTCTTATAAGAACTCCAATGACAGATTGTCCACTTTTTTGAAGAGATGGTTTTGGtaacataacataaataatCTGAGATGGATATTATATCAGTGTCTCTTAATCTTGTTGTCAGCGCGGCGAAATGACTTTCgaacttctcaccaatgcggtcgctgtgagtttaagcccaactcacgctggcttcctctccagccataggtgggaaggtcacAGAGTCCTAGCTAGCGTTTTATCGATTGGCGCTCATTCATGCCTCTCGGAACGTTGGCCATCTCTCTGTGAAACCGCAGTACCTAGCGCCATGcctaaaaatgtcctttgtaaagtattttttccGTATTTTTAATTTACTGTCGAATAAAACAACGCTATGCACTATAATTCCATCGGCAAACGATATCGCACACAAGTGTAATTATTTTTAGCCTCCAATTCCCGAGACTTACTTTTAAATCGGAAACCTGTTAGTTAAGACATCTTGAGGGCCTGAGGCATGGTTTCCGAAGTTCTGGAATCAGCTGGCTGCGCAAATGTCTGTGCAGACGCTCAAATTTTGTGACCTACCCAAGCCATTGCTTAATAAatcgttggtgttttacgccgtactcaagaatatttcacctatacaacggcgaccagcattatggtcggacgaaaccgggcagagcccgggggaaacccacgaccaatgacaaatttaaaaatcagtTCTTAAATATAAGCTCAGGAATTATTAAAGAACTACTTCGATGAGTGTCAAGACTTGTAGGCctaaatgataaggattgagatAGTCTAAATTTCTTTACTAAATTCATCCATGCTTTAACGCCAGCAAAACTTCCCATCCGGTGCTCTCCTTGTCTTTTGGACAGTTGTTTCGAAAGTGTTTTAGgcaatactggtattaagtcatattttatatttaaatttttacctGCACTCAGCAGCCAGTGCATTTCTCCAGTCTATGTATAACTGCAGCAGTTTTAATTCATAACACCTGACAAGCCTATACATGTTCTTGTTGGCTGTTAGTCAATACATGCTGAACAGGTCTGTACCAGTTCTTTGCTTCCGAGAGTTATGAGTGACCTACTTCCATTGTGTAAGTCAAACACTACCTGAATAAATGCCTTACACACCTAGAACTCCTTGAATTACAGAGAGAAACCCCCACAGCCCATTTGTGTGACTGATCTGCTGACGTattattgtattacatgtaccttacccACTGTGCCTTATAATTTAAGGAAACTTCATTAGCAGTGTACTGCAGGTGGGTACCTTTCTTgcattaatatatacattgtatgcaaacagttttttcaaacttctttttatccccccacccccacccccctaaGGAAATTATGGCGAGTGGTTGAGATGGGGTATACTTGAATCGTCCTGCCTGTCCATGTGTCTGCAGGTACAATTTTGTCCTCTCATCTCCTCCCAAACAGCTGCACTGGTTTTGACGATGTTTGATGAAACTTTTCATACATCGATCTTACCtgtcatctgaacttgtgcattcTTAGGTTTAGTGGCACTcgtcattattttcataattagccCCATTTAGGACTTGTCTTAATAgtacttttccatgtatttagattttgtCGATGCAACTCTTCCTGAAGCATTGAAACTATTTCCATGTCTTTCCTATTGATCTAAATTTGTGCATGTTTAAGATTAATTACAATCAGGTAATTAATTTCGTAAAAGCCCTTGCTGAGCTacgtgcacgtacatgtatagtgcaatAATAGATTTTCATCTCCGTGCAACTCTGCTAAAGTATTGCACCCATTTCCCTGAAAACTTTGTGcatatcttttatatcatataAACATCTGCGTGCAAGAATAATAATGGCACGTtgattatcatttttattttcatcttctttctttcattgttgGAATGTTGGAGAATGAAAATCATCTCAAAGGCTGTTTGATGTGGATTCCGAATATTGTTCTCTTTTCCATTTCAGACTGCGCCATTTTGTGAAGTTGTGAAACACGGTGGGATTTGTGTCAACAGGTAAGTCCTGTAAGATCGAGTATGCCTATTGTTATGGCTGGATGTTTCTATCAGGTGAGGGAATTGTCTTTACTCGGTCGTGTTACCGGCAGTATTTAGTTGGGTGGTCGACGTCAAATCGACACAAACTAGACATACGACTAGGGCGTGTCTTTATATAGACTCTACCCTCAGCCTGTGGGTGAAACTCTAACACTGTGGATGCGCAGTCATTATATTTCCATCTCATAGAAAACATCTAATTGTGGCTGATATTGTTAATTGTGTCGATCTTGTCACTAAATATACAGGGCGATGGTAAGGCGTTATACAGAGTTATGCAAATGATCGATTACTGGCGGTGCCAGAAGAAcctaatttttgtttgtttctttgtttacaaCGTTTGCCTGCCtgaaacaaatgcaaaaaaaaaaacaaacaaacttgtaTATAAGCGACCTTCCCGTTATGATGTATATGTTATAAACACccagatgtatatgtaagcaTGAAGTGACTACGTGTAGTATTAACGCCACACACAGCAGACATTACAGCCTCGCCTACTGATCACGGATAATGGAAGGCGTAACTTGACACAGCTTCGCCCGTCGGGACGGTGGTATACCCACATACAGGACTAGTATAGAACTGGTATAGATTAGATAGGGCTGCCTGTGTGAGTTTTAACAGATACTAACCTACTTCTACAGCCTATAGCTTACGGATCTCCTGTTCAGGCTGATAAGTTGTCTTTGTATTCCtaacaataacacaataaaacactggAAGGTGGCAGAGTTTGACCCGTCACAATTTTCTCAGATAGAGAAACTTTAGACATTCCACCCCATTATCACATAGTGTCCTGTTCTACTGACAACCACTGTAGTCCAGACACTTGACTCCATTATCATGTACAGTTAAGCTCCTTTCCATAGTCCAGATGTTTGAACCAATTATCTTATACCTGAAGCCCCACCATTTCTGTTGAAGATGTTTGCAATTTGGCTGGTCTTACCTTTAAATCAGCAGACTCTTGTTTTTACACACAAATCTGCTTTTCATGGCTGGAGCTGTAAAAAATTGTCTCTTATACATGATAAATGCTAGAATCGTCAATGTCTAACTGAGCAGTTATTTCCACTCAGGGAATCGAGGTGCTCAAACtctcatgtaacatgtatagCAATGCTTCTTCAGCAATAGCGACAAAAAATACTGTACCCCATATGTTGTTGGAAGAGAGGAATATGCACTGAACTGCAGATGGAGACGGTGTACtgtgttgaaattttatattttcgttAATGGAGGATCTGTATTGGTACCAGTTTAAGTAATTTgctggttttatttcagtgaaaaaccgAGGGTGTAATGGCTGAAAGCAAGGAAAATCGTGAAGCAGTCCTCACATGTCCGAtatgtgtggaaacattccgCAAACCAGTAATGTTAccttgtcagcacagtttttgtagaGAGTGTATTGGTGTGTATGCTGACAAATCTAAACCTGGACAGACAGATGAGGTCTCCACGGGGAGTGAGGGTGTTCACCAGCTGATCTCATGCCCTGTATGTCGGACACCAACcagtctggggagagaaggtgtggctggcCTGCCTCACAACTTTCATCTGGCAGAAATAGTGGAGAGGTTCTCTTCTGCTGTGAAGTTTGAGGATGATACCCCatgttgttctctgtgtgaggaGGATAATCAggctaaagctgtcaagttttgtaccgACTGTTGTTTACTGTATTGTAAAGACTGTCTGGTTTCTCTTCATCCCATGAGGGGGGCTATGAAACGTCACCGGCTGATTTCCTCCCTGGAGTACCTCTCTCAGGAAACCACACAGCGACAGACCAGCAGCAGGGACGAACAATCAACTCAGCAAGCGTCATGTGCGAGACATGGTCAGCCGTTCATGATGTACTGTGAACCGTGTCGGATGGTGATCTGTGTGGGGTGTGTGGTTGAGCATCCGGGACATGCTATGCGGGATATACCATCTGCAGCTGAGAATGACAAGGTTatgcgaaaaagacattcgtatatcagccatcgaccaaaatggatgttctgTGTCATTAATAgtaaggtcaattcccaaatcAACAATTGACACGAACCATGAAAAACTAAGaaattgtacaaagtacaagaTTACCTTGAAAAAGAGGAGCAAAGAGAACTGTAGTAAACAGTTATAAATGATGTGAGAAAGACACAAGAAATATTCTAAGCAAATGACTTAAAATCACtctccaaatcgtgtaccatgctagtatataagtcgaTAATCAAACTAAATATATCATGACTTGGAACTATATGTTGACCCAAAGTCTTTAATCTATAGTGAAGAATGGGGCTGTTTGTCTTGTACTGTAATGAGTCGTTTGAATGGCGGATTTTGTAATGTAGCGTTGTTTCCATTACAGCCAGCTGTTTTAAACAAGAGTGgtgaactggagaaagtgctaaaagaaaccaaagaatcactgtcaggagttacgaggctgcacaataagataCTGGTTGGTATTTTGATGACACTTGGTCAACTTGTGATTTATTGCATACTTGGTGAGTCGTTTTGAGTATCTAGACTATTGCTATCATTCACAAATCCAGGAAACATACAGCTGTCAATTATCTAGGCTAGATAAATCTCTATTCTGTCacatatgatatatgtacattttcaattGAACAGTTAAACCCGAACAGCGACAACTTTTAACAAGAACTTAAACATGGTAATGCACGGACTACTGCAGGAGTTCATTTGCATGAGGGACGAGTCTATTTACCTCTTTCTGGTTTATCTAACCAGACTATTATATCATAATTACAACTTTTTTCTTAGTGACACACGCGCGATATGCCCTCCTCAGGCAACTTCAGTAGATACATCATCGCCGATCATACGCTGTCATAATATCTACATTGTATATACCTACTCCACATATGTGATGGGGTTTAGAGTTTGTGTTTGAACCAACCACTGGTGGCCTTCACCACATAAAGGCTACACCATCTCACCCTGCCCGGAGCACCATTTGCGATGTTGAACCAACAACGTTTCTGAGTCGaaacttacatgtgtatgtacgcCACTAGATTAAAGGAAAATTCCCTCCAGCCAGAAAAAACAATGTTGACCCATTTGTGTGGTGCTTATATTCCACTCTGTTACACAAGCATGTATAATTTCTTGAACACACCCGCAATAGTCTGGATGAGGTAATAAATGTTGTTTCTGTTTGGCAGGAAAACAAGGAACTTCACATTGAAGAGGTAGAAAgggcttattgtgcagccttggaaTCCTCACACGCCTGGAAACAACAGTCCTTAGATGGCATAGAAATccgctattcacagtggagtgtggagtgtagcgctatactcaaacatttccagctaCAGGCTCAGAAAATGGAGAGGATGGTACAGGCTTCCAAGGATTTAGTAGCGTCATTGGACGTCGagtttttacaggtaagtcagTCATGCACAATCTCTAACATTGGTTCAGCTACCTCAACTCCAGTTAAATACTTTTCAACTAACCACACAGGACGACCTGTCAATTATTTGTCAGCTTCAGAGAACATACAAAGTTTTCTTACATGTGTGGGCTGTAGATATCGTGGCTCTGACCGCTCAGttgtaaacaaatgtgatatgtatgttgtgtacGTACACAGAGGCATCTCATTTACCATTGTCACATTATTGAACCTGTGATGGGCCTCATACAATGACACTAATGAACAGTGatcaggtgttcaaatccatctcatgctgccAGGTCTGGTGAATTTTTATTTCCAGGGTTCAACTGCTTTGCTTTGTTCAGTGGTTCTATCTGGTCGCTGTCTGTTTTTCTACCCATAAATGTTACCGCTGTGCAATTAGACTAATAAACAACACGACAATcctgtatatgtaatattaaaatagagtacgttgtttgatgtttttcgaAAACGACGTGTGAATACGAACAGTAATAAAGTCCTTATCAGtgtttaaaacaataaattagcCAAGGTACAAATTGTATATAGACAACCATATCTCATTTGGtgtccccctgggctctgcccagtttcctcaaaccacaatgctgaacgccatcatataagaaaaatatattgagcacaacataaaacatctatcaaaCAAACCATCATGTTTTGGCTCAATATGTTGTCCCAATTTTCAGTCATCCGGATGATGATGCCTGCTCCTGTTTTGACTTTTGTAGCCCAAAACAGTTGATTTACCGGGATCAGAAGGTTCAGACTTATAGTTGATAAGCCATTAACACAACGGCTAAACATCATCCTTGTTTTAtgctcaagtatatttcattcaaacctaaatttttttataggctattgttttcataaatatgCTGCCaggattacatatatatataagctaaAATGAGCAGGCCAGGTTCCCCAGATTTTAGAGGGAATAGGGTAGGTAAGGAATCTTTGTTTCGGTTATCATTGTTACatgattttatatgtatgctcaaatgtgtttgttgacaggtttccacggacttcaccaaaacgtatgtataaatatgttataCCTCTCtaggtttgttatacatgtgaacatgtcagcagatgtgtttctgtaacactGAGTACCAGCACTGTAGTTGTTCAAAACATAACccaagtgtaaaatatatctagtGTTCAAACATACATTTGCTCAGACAAATCAGACGTAACCTGCTAGGTatatcatgacattttcataactgTGCGGTACACAGGATTACCACACgactgtgtctctttgttttctcttctcTTCTCACAGAACTGATGACCAGCTGAATCAGATAAGAGcagatctggagaaacatgagGTCAGCAGAAAGAAGCTTCTAGATTCTATACAACATGACCAAGTTGTTCCTAGACAGGTGACTGTAAAAGAGACAGTGCAAGAACGTCAGGACTTAGAAGCAGCAGTTGATGGACAAATGTCACCCCTACATGTTACAAGTAGgttcttatatgtataaaaggtaTACAGCAGGGTGTGCTCAGAGGACATAAATGACTTTAGGGTTTACACTAGTATGTGCATCAAAGACACAAATACAAAGTGGGGAAGGCCCACAGCTGTGTGTGTGCAAAACAGACGGtattaagaagaaaacaaaccgATATGAGCTGTAACAAAGCAGGGCGCACCCAGAAAAAGAACAGTATTCCAGGAGTAACAAGAATGAGAAGAGTTTACAAAGAGCACAGACAGTGTGAGGTGTACATTAGGGTGTGAACAAAGGAGAAACTGATGTCAGGCTTACAGTAGGGTGTGGGCAAAAGACACAGAGTAATGCAGTGTACAATAGGgtgtacacagaagacacaaactaatgtaaggtatgcattagggtgtgcacaaaCATAAACTTATTTCCGGCATTAATTAAGATGCTCAGAACAGACACAAACTAATTTGAGGTTTGCGTTAGTGTGGGCACAGAAAAGACAAACTAATGTGAGCCAAAACAggtacaaactaatgtgagataTATACTGAGGTAAGCACAAAGAATATAAACTAATGTGATAATGTGAGacatacagtagggtgtgcacagaagatgCACACTAATGTAAggcatacagtagggtgtgcacagaagacacacactaatgtgaggcatacagtagggtgtgcacagaaaacacaaactaatgtgaggtgtgcagtagggtgtgcacagaagatacaaactaatgtgaggtatacagtagggtgtttacagaaaacacaaactaatgtgagctgtacagtaggatgtgtacataagacacaaactaatgtgaggtgtacAGAGTGCTTGCGTGAGTGAgggtttggggtttaacgttgtactcaacaatttttcaatgatgacgaaggaatccttagggagCATGTAcgcgtaatgtgcctccttgttgcaggacggatttccacagctcttttatctagtgctgcttcactgagacgacttaccgaaggcaagtaagccgccccgcccgagccattatactgatacaggtctaccagttgttgcactatccccttcatgctgaatgccaagtgaggaagttgcaacttcctcttttaaagtcttaggtgtgactcgttcaaggattgatcctggatctaccggtcccgaagtggacACTCTATGAAGACAagaagacatatatatatatatatatatatatatatatatatatatatatatatatatatatatataggccatttttttaaatgttcaaatatttaacagttttctttttgtaaattacTGCAGAAAATTTAATCCAATACTTGATTACTACTAATAATTCTGTTAGATTAAATAGCCTTTGAGGTATTGTGCCAAAGAAAGTCACTTGGCAAGTTATGTGtggcgagttacctcccttactacACATCCAGCTTCCATAGCTTGTTACTCCACGAATGCCAACAGGCGTACTACGGCTTCACAGtgaattgtgtgcataaatgtGCCATAACTGACAACTAAAATCATGTGTCGGATAGAGGAAGGTATTATTcaagtttcaaacaaattagagcACTTAAAGTCTGTATTTTAACCTAGTACTTGGTCTATGTCGTACCCTTCATTTAGTGATGGGTCCAGTTCTTGTCGAAGCTCATCTCTTTcaaactggctgaaaatgatgtgtataaattacattcgtGTCAGCaatatatgtcattttattccCAGAGAGTGTgttcagaaagtaaaaccacgatatgtgtacaggtatttacacctcagtcttaaagcgtgtgtttatggtttgctgttgtttatgatgcttctgttgtgtttttgcagagccgacgctgagattcacagagacagacgacagAAAGCTGAGAATCACTGGCAGCCGCTCGGTGGTAAAGGCTAAGGACTTGTCCTGGGGGTGGtggagagctgtgacagacgggcgttaccagacgggcaggtactactgggaggTGCAGATCACCTGTTCACATGGCTGTAACTGTTGTgtaggagtgacacaggagagctgtggtATGAGGGGTATGACAGATGATGGCGGTAACTCCTGGTACATTGAGATGGAGTACTCTGGTGATGAGGTCGAGTGTTATAGTCTCGGTGGTGGTGAGGTAAAACCTGACTATCAACAGTAcagacgttacacacgacctcatcacctgggtgtgtacctggactgtgatgaccagtcactgacagtcctggactgtgacaacaaccaggtaatgtacacagtcagtgatGTTgtcgtcacagagcctctcgtgccatggGTTGTGTTTGTCTGGTCTGGatctgtgtctgctcgtctggtaacgggGGACTCTGCAACTCTACCTcaagttctctgtgatatgataaacacttcctgaccatcgggtaattattcattacatctttCCAGCATgttataatttgttgaaattaGGTTTTAATGCTGTTTaattagggtttttttttaaacaaactgaCCAATTTGCACAtagatgttttagttaatgACAATAGTGAGGCTAATTCACTATGTATAGCTTCTTCTGCAAAGCGGTCAGTGATCTGTCACAAGCTCACAGCTTGGTGTAGTTGTACACAGTCTTTCTGACTTGTCCTGAGCATCAGTGTCAGTTTTcttccagacaaaatacatgtagataatgactgGGTAGTTTTATTTTAGTAATGGtgacttgtaaatcagcattatcaggagtgtcactgagcaaaacaggtcacagtttatacatgacaatacatatagtcaacatggtacatgtagtaggatgtaaatttgtgacaaaaaaccctgtaaaaattaaaaatcaataGTCTGCATAAATTTGGGTTACACTTTGTCAAATCTACTCTTTTTAGGGGCGGATCTAACTGCTAAAAACAGCCGCTTTCgaagttcatgtaaatacatttctgAGAAAGTGAATAAAggtatagaaaattatttttcttatcaTGATCGGGCCGGTATGTCATAATCCAGGagtggtttcagattaaatcgtAAAAACAGATCAGATCAGATCAgattgacgttgttgttgcagcacgTTACACCAGATAATTCTGTTTTAAATGACACCAGCGATGTTTTTTGAGAGAACTAAACAATAATTTATAATGGGTTTGAGAGTGATTAAAATTTTACCTTTCTGGCTGAAAGGTATTACATAACTagcgacaacaaagaaaaagatcacGTTGTCGGGTACAGGTAGAGTCTTTGGCACCTGG
It includes:
- the LOC135463124 gene encoding probable E3 ubiquitin-protein ligase MID2; the encoded protein is MAESKENREAVLTCPICVETFRKPVMLPCQHSFCRECIGVYADKSKPGQTDEVSTGSEGVHQLISCPVCRTPTSLGREGVAGLPHNFHLAEIVERFSSAVKFEDDTPCCSLCEEDNQAKAVKFCTDCCLLYCKDCLVSLHPMRGAMKRHRLISSLEYLSQETTQRQTSSRDEQSTQQASCARHGQPFMMYCEPCRMVICVGCVVEHPGHAMRDIPSAAENDKPAVLNKSGELEKVLKETKESLSGVTRLHNKILENKELHIEEVERAYCAALESSHAWKQQSLDGIEIRYSQWSVECSAILKHFQLQAQKMERMVQASKDLVASLDVEFLQVSTDFTKTYV